tgttAATTGTAAGGTTAAGAATTATGTATTATAGGTTTAATTTGCATTTTTCAGTAGTGCTAGTTGAGTATAGTTGCAGTTAATCTTGGTAGTGCACAATTCCAAACATTTGATATCACTACTCTAGACAAAGTATATAATCAAAGCcattaaattgataaacaGTTTCTAGATATaagttgcaaaaaatatgaagataaagataaactaataatttaactttctgtcaaattatttggcacaacaacaacaacaacaacagtagTAGGAAGATAATGAAGCCGGATTTACacattttttcttcttggtgtagaACCGTTCAGCAATTGTTYcccccccccccccttcCCTTCCCCCTGGTGTGCCGAATCATCCTCAATTATACACTTTTCCGTTCCACGgttaaattatttgtttacttCTTTCTTGATGTTTactaaaaatttttcaactttcAAACCCTATAAACATCTTTCTTATCTTATCAATTGTATacatttaatcaatttactTACTATTAACAACCACAAAAAGATGACTAAACGGTACATCAATTCCTCATGGTGTCTAATAATCTTATCCCtgtttttattatcattagtCAGTGCTGATGAAGATGGCATGTCAATGGATATGGGTGATCCTTCATCAAGACCAGAATTTCATCCTATAAATCCTGGATCAAAAACATTCCATTGGTTATTAacattatttatattattaatattaccATCAATTAGTACTTCATTAGCAATAGCAAATAAATTACATTGGTCATTATTTTTACAATATATATCTACTGGTTATAGtatatttgaatcaatGTTTTTAGATTTCCCagataatattgataatcatgaaaataaaacatCAAAAGGTACAAGTTGGTTTTTATCTATATTATTAGGATTGACGATTTTTTTGGGGACATTTATTAATGGTagtaatttaattattaataaattttatcCTCATTTACAAACAAGACAAAattctaattctaattctaattctaattctaattctaattctaattctaattctaattctaattATGAATATGGAATAAGTTATAAACTTTATAAAgttttatcatttttaacGGTATTAACAGGATGGGTTAGAGTATGTATGGCACCAGTGGCATTATTTGGATTTTGTTATGGTAAACATACTGGTCAATGTATTGCTCATGGTATAATGGGATCAGCATTCATATTATATTCATTTGTATTATCATTAGTATTGGTTATACCTTGGATTAGAAAACATCAACTATTGAACACTTctgatggtggtggtggtggtggtggtgccACTGGTACATCGCAAGAATTTTATGATTCTACAGTGATGATGGTTTGGGGTGTTGTCAATACATTTACTGAACATCGTTGGGGTCGTGAAAGTTGGAGTATGGGAGATTATCAACATACTGCCATGGGGATAATTTGGTGGGGTGGTGGATTATTAGGAATGTATTTATCCCGGAAAAATCATCGATCATTTATTCCagctttattattaattttcaCGGGTTATTCAATGTCTCAACATGCTCAACATTTAATTA
This genomic stretch from Candida albicans SC5314 chromosome 1, complete sequence harbors:
- a CDS encoding uncharacterized protein (Ortholog of S. cerevisiae : YTP1, C. dubliniensis CD36 : Cd36_08490, C. parapsilosis CDC317 : CPAR2_801590, Candida tenuis NRRL Y-1498 : CANTEDRAFT_109732 and Debaryomyces hansenii CBS767 : DEHA2C10384g) — translated: MFTKNFSTFKPYKHLSYLINCIHLINLLTINNHKKMTKRYINSSWCLIILSSFLLSLVSADEDGMSMDMGDPSSRPEFHPINPGSKTFHWLLTLFILLILPSISTSLAIANKLHWSLFLQYISTGYSIFESMFLDFPDNIDNHENKTSKGTSWFLSILLGLTIFLGTFINGSNLIINKFYPHLQTRQNSNSNSNSNSNSNSNSNSNSNYEYGISYKLYKVLSFLTVLTGWVRVCMAPVALFGFCYGKHTGQCIAHGIMGSAFILYSFVLSLVLVIPWIRKHQLLNTSDGGGGGGGATGTSQEFYDSTVMMVWGVVNTFTEHRWGRESWSMGDYQHTAMGIIWWGGGLLGMYLSRKNHRSFIPALLLIFTGYSMSQHAQHLIISTKVHSVFGISLMGAGITRIIEISFLLNDKSCHSSGQILSFQYLPPFCLTLAGVLFMGATEEQLQLVHDLGSDHSAYILVVSAAAFTIFLWIQLVIMFYLRLVGYNEDGELGQQQQHHHQYQSVDVEEFELGDLSEEEEEEEEEDQSGSTNNHHRELDTPPSSDDRNKD